The genomic stretch CACACAGGGATAAACCTATCTGGGATAGTTGTACCTTTTATGGTATTTGTTAACAACCAATAGTGCAATAaactgaataattattaaaaaaaaacaaaaaaaacaataacacgaTCTGTGTATAAAACACCCTACCAACTGTCAGAAATTAGATAGAGCAAAACGAACAATTTTGTTACCTTAAAAAACTTAATGATCATGTTAATCAGATCGCAAAAACAACAGCAAACTGAAAGATATCAAAATGGAACAAGAAGAACAACCAGGGACCCAGGGAAAGGTTCAGGTATGTCAGATTACCAAAACAATTGAATTATGTTAactaaatgtttaaaaatgtgaattatttcatttacttttttccCATCAATCCTTTACCTGAACAGGACTGTTCTTCTTTCAAACCACATTCCAAATTGCAATAATCCTTCGGGTGTGTAATCCCAACCTTTATTGGTCTTGGATCATGTCTTTGTTGATGGCTATTTAAGCGTTAACGGTCTAATACATCATTGTGAGCCTGGACTCTCTGCGTCGTCATTGAAAACTTTTCCAACCCAATTCGTTAATCATGTCCGTGACACTTGATGTGTTTCTTTGGCGCTTTGACGTATCGTGCAGTCATCCTTTGAACTTTTTCCAATTTGGTCAGTGTTTGTGGAAAATTTAAAGAAACAGTCAGAGACTAGATTATGCAAAAGGAAAGAGCACAATCGTATTCTTTGATTATCATGATAACATAAGTACCTACAAATCCAGCAAAACTTAAGATCTCAATGTTCCGTCAGTagaaagtgttattttcattttcaatatagCAATGGTCTTAAACAAATAAACAGTCACTATATTATCTTTGATCCCTTGGAGAACTGACAGACTGTAAGACGGCGTATGAATAATATATGATACCTTTCACTATAAATGGTCGGTTTATAATTGGATTATTTTATCGAAAGTAAGTCTGAAGCTGCCTAAGATTAATTTCACCTTTCGTATTTTTACTCGTTTGTTCTGGCTATTTTGTGTTTCATATTATTCCATGTTTTGTGAATTAGTTTCACAAATGTTTGGCTTAGGGAAACCTTGTAAccttgattagggattttccgtttaaAAATTTCCATGGAGTTTGGTATTTATGCTAGTTTACCgttttgtaaatattgtcaaATATCACATTCTAGCTTCAAATGTGTATATAATAATCTAAAGAAAATACTATTTTAGAACTCTGCAGGTTTGGTTTATATCGAGGTGGACTTCGAACCAATACAGAACAAAAATGGTACgaagttgttttctattcataGTTCAAATAATCGAACGCCATATGCTGATATAGACTTAATGTCAACAGCTGATCCATTACCAGAAAGTGAATCAGACGACAACGTAAGTGAAGAAGATGACTTTTTTACACTAGAAGATGTGCAAGTGTGCTCCAtcgaaattttgaaataatgaagTGTTTGACCATTACATTTCGATTTGCTGAATTGTTTTGCACGAGTTTACGAGATTCAAATAAACAATATCATTCGAACTAGACCTGAAGTTTTTAATATATCTGTACTAATACGCAAAATAACCATTTGATGAGATTTGTCTATAAAAAACGGCATTTTTGTCCTATCATTCACTTGAATTTCAAATGCATTAAATCaaccatggatttttttttaaaatgaaaccatgtaaatttcccaatttatttatattgaatcTGTGGAAATTTATAATCGCCAAATTGTAATTTAACTTTCTGTTTTCACTTTAGGAAATGAGTACTTTTATATGCAATTGCTAATTATAAACATGTGTAAAAATCACCATTTCAAAACGATGTTTATTGAATTGTACAACTACTGCATTATTACACGTGCGCAAAATGAAACtttgtttataatttgaaactgaaagtgtataatttataatttgaaactggaagtgtataatttataatttgaatctgaaagtgtataatttataatttgaaactgaaagtgtataatttataatttgaaactgaaagtgtataatttataatttgaaactGAAAGTGTATAATTTACAATTTGAAACTGAAagtgtataatttttaatttgaaactgaaagtgtataatttataatttgaaactgaaagtgtataatttataatttgaaactgaaagtgtataatttataatttgaaactgaaagtgtataatttataatttgaaactgaaagtgtataatttataatttgaatctgAAAGTGTATAATTTACAATTTGAAACTGAAAgtgtataatttttaatatgaaactgaaagtgtataatttataatttgaaactgaaagtgtataatttataatttgaaactgaaagtgtataatttataatttgaaactcaaagtgtataatttataatttgaaactgaaagtgtataatttataatttgaaactgaaagtgtataatttataatttaaaaacaaatagaagATACCAAAGAGAAAATAATTAGATATATGTCGAATTTTACCGacgaaaaaacaaaaaacaagctTCATAGAATAGGAGAAAATTGACATGAGCACCatcaaaaactgtttttttcGGCTGCTCTTTGTGGGAAAGCTAATCAAGCTCTAAGTACacgtcttttttttaacaaatagaGTTCCGTGGTAGCATTCAGGTATaccataaaaatgaaaaagagttCAGGGTTCAGTGTTGCTTTAAAAATTGGCTATATATTCTATAACGTCAAACCAAAGACTGATGGGTCCGTAAATATTTGTAATGATGACCTTCCACTGACTAAAAGGGACCCTTGGGTCAATAGTTGTTTTGTAAGTATTCAGGGAGATGCGAAATATACCAAATGGATACTCATACTTATGATTTAAAAACGATCTGACAATGCTTTGCACAAAAGAAAAAGACACCACACaagacaaaatcaaaaaacagtaaaaataaacacaacataaaaaagtaCTGAGAAGCACGACACCACACAAAACTGGAATGATCTCGGTGCGTCTGTAGAGTAAACAAATCATGTACCACACATGGCACCCGTGGTGATGCTCATGTATTTACAAACCCTACAATAAGTATAATTCTGTATATCACATTCACATCACAGGAAAAGAGGACAGGTTATGGTAACGACAATTGGAATATTGTATGCAGTCGtaatctgtgaaacagatattttataACAGTATACAAACGATGATGGTCTCCATTAAATTATCGAATGgataatatcaaatttattacTTGGTTTCAAAATTTGAaggctaaaatcatctcttttgtcgttaaggTTTGTTCTCAGTCAACATACATTGGTAGACTAAACTGATCAGCAGTGAAACATATGTTATTAAAAGTGTATAACAGCACCAACATAAGGATTACATATATTATATGAAACAAACAATACGACATTCAATAAATATTCCTCATCAGTATATGCAGCctgatttaaggtagcacaatacaaagatttttttccttccaatcactaacctttaaaatgctgtaactttcttatgaatgcatagaaaataataaaagaggtatatatagatagataaaagattaatcttttaaatgaatgcaatatttttattttgcaatcattatgtaatcaattatgatgtaattagtggcaaaatc from Mytilus edulis chromosome 7, xbMytEdul2.2, whole genome shotgun sequence encodes the following:
- the LOC139481030 gene encoding uncharacterized protein — protein: METTKADQDRKNNSKLKDIKMEQEEQPGTQGKVQNSAGLVYIEVDFEPIQNKNGTKLFSIHSSNNRTPYADIDLMSTADPLPESESDDNVSEEDDFFTLEDVQVCSIEILK